The proteins below come from a single Chryseobacterium bernardetii genomic window:
- a CDS encoding MFS transporter, translated as MNVKRIIPRLSFWQIWNMNVGFFGIQYSFGLQQTAVNPIYSFLGAHAEQLPILNLAGPITGLLIQPLIGAISDKTWSPKWGRRKPFFLLGALFCSIALFLFPFSSTIWMAAGLLWILDAANNTAMEPYRAFIGDKLPEDQQTFGFQMQSLFVGAGITLANLSLFVFQKYLGGNSANGGIPVWVYYSFFLGSFCSIASVAWSVYKTPEIPPTEEEIEELRIAKEKSTFFTPFIEIIVAIREMPKVLWQLALVYLFQWYALFVYWQFITPMLKWSLYGISEAEETKANNLLESAKKGASIAVSDLSWAKGILHQVEVAVGQTGLMNGSYNIVTMLSALLLVPFAKKFGSKNTYIFCLLLTGLGIITLPFIKNEYLILLPMIALGIGWASMMGLPYSMVSPSIPHSKRGIYMGVINMMIVIPMLIQTLSFGPIFNFLLNNNPSTAIMVSGILFLTAGGCVFFIKPDIPKANHTLL; from the coding sequence ATGAACGTAAAAAGAATCATTCCGCGGCTGAGTTTCTGGCAGATCTGGAATATGAACGTCGGATTTTTTGGGATTCAGTACAGTTTTGGACTTCAGCAGACTGCGGTTAATCCTATCTATTCTTTTCTGGGAGCCCACGCAGAGCAGCTTCCCATCCTCAATCTGGCGGGCCCTATTACGGGTTTGCTGATCCAGCCTTTAATTGGAGCAATCAGCGATAAGACCTGGAGCCCAAAATGGGGACGTAGAAAACCGTTCTTTTTATTAGGAGCATTATTTTGCAGTATTGCCCTGTTTTTATTTCCTTTCAGTTCTACAATCTGGATGGCCGCAGGACTTTTATGGATTCTGGATGCGGCAAACAATACAGCAATGGAGCCTTACCGCGCTTTTATCGGAGACAAACTTCCCGAAGATCAGCAGACTTTTGGTTTTCAGATGCAGAGTTTATTTGTAGGTGCGGGAATCACGCTTGCAAATCTTTCCTTATTTGTTTTTCAGAAATATTTAGGCGGTAATTCTGCAAACGGAGGAATTCCTGTATGGGTTTATTATTCTTTTTTTCTGGGTTCTTTCTGTTCAATTGCATCTGTAGCGTGGTCTGTGTATAAAACGCCTGAAATTCCACCAACGGAAGAGGAAATTGAAGAACTAAGAATAGCAAAAGAAAAAAGTACATTTTTTACACCTTTTATAGAAATCATTGTCGCAATCAGAGAAATGCCGAAAGTTCTTTGGCAGCTTGCTTTGGTGTATCTTTTCCAATGGTATGCACTTTTTGTGTATTGGCAGTTCATTACGCCAATGCTCAAATGGTCACTGTACGGAATTTCCGAAGCCGAAGAAACAAAAGCCAATAATTTACTCGAAAGTGCTAAAAAAGGAGCTTCTATTGCCGTTTCCGACTTAAGTTGGGCTAAAGGAATTCTTCACCAGGTGGAAGTTGCGGTAGGGCAAACAGGATTAATGAATGGTTCATACAATATTGTTACGATGCTTTCTGCTTTGCTTCTGGTTCCTTTTGCGAAAAAATTCGGTTCTAAAAACACGTACATATTCTGTCTTTTACTCACAGGCTTAGGCATTATCACCCTGCCTTTTATTAAAAATGAATATTTGATCCTGCTTCCTATGATCGCATTGGGAATTGGCTGGGCTTCAATGATGGGGTTGCCGTATTCTATGGTTTCTCCATCAATTCCGCACAGCAAAAGAGGGATTTATATGGGCGTGATCAATATGATGATCGTCATTCCGATGCTTATCCAGACTTTGTCTTTTGGGCCTATTTTTAATTTTCTTTTGAATAATAACCCTTCCACAGCAATTATGGTTTCCGGAATATTATTTTTGACTGCAGGAGGATGTGTATTTTTTATTAAACCTGATATCCCTAAAGCGAATCATACCTTATTATAA
- a CDS encoding PIG-L family deacetylase, with the protein MFKKVSTVFILGFYTVFCSAQQVRPSKSSEIYRELKTLKHLPKVLYLAAHPDDENTGLLSWLINEQNVETGYLSLTRGDGGQNLLGTEQGAALGLIRTHELLEARKLDGAQQFFTRAIDFGFSKNTTDTFKQWNADSITADVVWVIRQFRPDVIICRFPPNAAAGHGQHAASAVIAEKAFKLAGDKTAFPDQLKYVNVWQPKRVLWNTFRFGGVNTTAENQLKVTVGQYDAQLGMGYGELAGLSRSLHKSQGAGTQSVAGIRTEYFAHVAGEPAKTTLFDGVVKTWTSQGNADIDQALDKIISAFNFNEPAQSLPALLALRKKVMVLNDSDQKKDKIKSLDNIILSCAGFMGEVVTHQAEAVAGDHYNLRLNLISRAANPVVLDEVKWLNQSENFNRVLSKDSLITIQHDIQIPTEAALTEPYWLAKPPVNAATFSVPDKTLIGLPEAESPLNVWVGLKIGTEKFQVKLPLSFKKLDPVRGDVVEALRIVPALELKFTQPLYLVKENEDLHLSLNLKVNSSKQFNKGVLNLMYNGERVGGTDVNSFNGKDFTIDYIIPKTKLASINSSRLQLDANFVADGVIYNKKQVLIQYPHLPSLQYFTPATVTVMKGDIQAKVKKVGYIEGAGDFIPEFLRIAGVQVDVLKDGDFYGSIDESGENGTQNKLLQYDAIVLGVRANNTEKKLGRWMPFLWSYVKAGGNLVMQYNTNQDTTVDQLGMYNFSIANKRVTEENAAVTFLNPNHKLLNFPNKITADDFKGWVQERGAYFPAQWDTAYEPLFEMHDTDEEPLKGSTLYAKYGKGNFIYTPLAFFRQLPAGNVGAARLFFNFLSAQKN; encoded by the coding sequence CTGTATTTATTCTTGGCTTTTATACGGTTTTTTGTTCGGCCCAGCAGGTCCGGCCTTCCAAATCATCTGAAATTTACCGCGAACTCAAAACGCTTAAACATCTTCCTAAAGTTTTATACCTTGCGGCCCATCCCGATGATGAAAATACGGGATTGCTCTCCTGGTTAATCAACGAACAGAATGTAGAAACAGGCTATCTGTCTTTAACCAGAGGTGATGGTGGTCAGAACTTATTAGGTACAGAGCAGGGTGCTGCATTGGGCTTAATTAGAACACATGAGCTTTTGGAGGCAAGAAAATTAGACGGTGCCCAACAGTTTTTTACCCGTGCAATTGATTTCGGGTTTTCCAAAAACACGACAGATACCTTTAAACAATGGAATGCAGACAGCATTACAGCGGATGTGGTTTGGGTAATCCGTCAATTCCGTCCGGATGTTATCATCTGCCGTTTTCCTCCTAATGCTGCGGCAGGCCACGGGCAGCATGCGGCTTCAGCGGTGATTGCGGAAAAAGCTTTTAAGCTGGCAGGAGATAAAACCGCTTTCCCGGATCAACTGAAATATGTTAATGTATGGCAGCCAAAACGTGTATTATGGAATACTTTCCGCTTTGGTGGGGTTAATACAACTGCTGAAAATCAGCTGAAAGTTACCGTTGGACAATATGATGCGCAACTGGGGATGGGCTATGGTGAACTGGCAGGATTAAGCAGGAGTTTGCATAAAAGCCAGGGTGCAGGAACACAGTCTGTAGCCGGCATCAGAACAGAATATTTTGCCCATGTTGCCGGTGAGCCTGCAAAAACAACACTTTTTGACGGAGTGGTTAAAACATGGACTTCACAGGGAAATGCTGATATCGACCAGGCATTGGATAAAATCATTTCGGCTTTCAATTTTAATGAACCAGCCCAGAGCTTACCTGCATTGCTTGCTTTGCGAAAAAAGGTCATGGTGCTAAATGATTCAGACCAGAAAAAGGATAAAATTAAATCTCTTGACAACATTATTTTAAGTTGTGCAGGGTTTATGGGTGAGGTGGTTACCCATCAGGCTGAAGCGGTTGCCGGAGATCATTATAATTTAAGGTTAAATCTGATTTCAAGAGCTGCCAATCCTGTCGTTTTAGATGAGGTTAAATGGTTAAATCAATCAGAAAATTTCAACAGAGTGTTATCAAAAGATTCTTTAATTACCATTCAGCATGACATTCAGATTCCTACGGAGGCAGCCCTTACAGAACCTTACTGGCTGGCAAAACCACCTGTGAACGCAGCTACTTTCTCTGTTCCGGATAAAACTCTAATCGGTTTGCCTGAGGCAGAATCCCCACTGAATGTTTGGGTTGGTTTAAAAATCGGTACGGAAAAGTTTCAGGTTAAGCTTCCTTTATCATTCAAGAAATTAGATCCGGTGCGCGGTGATGTGGTTGAGGCCTTGCGTATTGTTCCTGCTTTGGAACTGAAATTCACGCAACCGCTTTATCTGGTTAAAGAAAATGAAGATTTACATCTGAGCTTAAATCTTAAGGTTAATTCCAGCAAACAGTTCAATAAAGGTGTTCTGAACCTTATGTATAACGGAGAAAGGGTAGGAGGCACTGATGTCAATTCGTTCAATGGAAAAGATTTTACCATTGATTATATTATTCCAAAAACTAAGCTTGCCTCAATAAACTCATCCCGTTTGCAATTGGATGCCAATTTTGTTGCAGATGGAGTAATTTATAATAAGAAGCAAGTATTAATCCAGTATCCGCATTTACCTTCCTTACAATATTTCACCCCTGCCACGGTAACCGTAATGAAAGGGGATATTCAGGCGAAGGTTAAAAAAGTTGGATATATAGAAGGTGCAGGAGATTTTATTCCTGAATTCCTGCGCATTGCAGGCGTTCAGGTAGATGTTTTGAAAGACGGAGATTTTTATGGCAGCATAGATGAATCCGGGGAGAATGGTACTCAAAACAAACTGTTGCAATATGATGCTATCGTGCTTGGTGTTCGTGCCAATAATACAGAGAAAAAGTTAGGTCGTTGGATGCCTTTTTTATGGTCTTATGTGAAAGCAGGAGGTAATCTGGTGATGCAGTACAATACCAATCAGGATACTACCGTTGACCAATTGGGAATGTATAATTTCAGTATTGCCAATAAACGCGTTACTGAAGAAAATGCTGCGGTTACATTTTTAAATCCCAATCATAAATTACTGAACTTCCCGAACAAAATTACTGCGGATGATTTCAAAGGCTGGGTACAGGAGCGTGGTGCCTATTTCCCTGCCCAATGGGATACAGCGTATGAACCGCTTTTTGAAATGCATGATACGGATGAAGAGCCGCTGAAAGGATCCACTTTATATGCCAAATACGGGAAAGGTAATTTTATTTATACCCCGTTGGCATTTTTCAGGCAGCTGCCTGCGGGAAATGTTGGGGCGGCACGTTTATTTTTTAACTTTTTATCCGCACAGAAAAACTGA
- a CDS encoding sodium:solute symporter — protein sequence MSSIDWTVLIITLVAVVVYGVFIGRGQKSNESYLKADNKMPWYIVLIGIMATQASAITFLSAPGQAYTDGMRFVQYYFGLPLAMIVICITFIPIFQRLNVYTAYEYLENRFDKKTRVLTSLLFLFSRGLSTGISIYAPSIILSSVLNWNIYVTNVLTGGILMIYTYVGGAKAIAHTQKLQFLIILGTMAFAGYLLIQNMPDGIGFNDALYLAGKSGKLNVITTEFDWKDKYNIWSGLIGGFFLALSYFGTDQSQVGRYITAKDNTNAKMGLLLNGLVKIPMQFAILLIGALLFAFFSLKPAPIYFNERSYQYLKESQPEQAAVFEKEHQDLQIKFNAESKEILKLKETHSPQLPKTIQDFKNTQTQVKALHGRVEEAINNSNYNAEKTDTNYIFLYFVKNTLPAGMIGLLFAVIFLASWGSISAALNSLAACSLKDVHLIFSKEIPDEKTELKYSRLHTLAWGIFSIGVAMFATQMGSLIEAVNVLGSLFYGPILGIFLVAFYYKKITGSNVFIAAILSEIVVIAVYQFDIVSFLWLNVIGAAAVIIFSAIGLLFYKQKTVNS from the coding sequence ATGAGTAGTATAGATTGGACAGTTCTCATTATTACACTGGTTGCAGTGGTGGTTTACGGTGTATTTATCGGCCGTGGCCAGAAAAGCAACGAATCTTATCTGAAAGCAGACAACAAAATGCCGTGGTATATTGTACTTATCGGGATTATGGCTACACAGGCAAGTGCCATTACATTTCTTTCAGCACCGGGCCAGGCTTATACAGACGGCATGCGTTTCGTTCAGTATTATTTTGGTCTGCCTCTGGCGATGATTGTGATCTGTATTACTTTCATCCCGATTTTTCAGCGCTTGAATGTTTACACGGCTTATGAGTATCTGGAAAACCGTTTTGATAAAAAAACAAGGGTACTCACTTCACTGCTATTTCTTTTTTCGAGAGGCTTGTCAACAGGAATCAGTATTTACGCTCCGAGTATCATCTTATCAAGCGTTTTAAACTGGAATATTTATGTAACCAATGTTTTAACAGGCGGTATCCTGATGATTTATACCTATGTTGGCGGGGCAAAAGCGATTGCTCATACCCAGAAATTACAGTTTCTCATTATCCTGGGAACAATGGCTTTTGCGGGGTATCTGCTGATTCAGAATATGCCGGATGGAATTGGTTTTAATGATGCACTGTATCTGGCGGGAAAATCTGGAAAGCTCAATGTTATCACCACAGAATTCGACTGGAAAGACAAATACAATATCTGGAGCGGATTGATTGGGGGTTTTTTTCTGGCACTTTCTTATTTCGGTACAGATCAGAGCCAGGTGGGAAGATATATCACGGCGAAAGATAATACCAACGCAAAAATGGGTCTGCTGTTGAACGGTTTGGTTAAAATTCCGATGCAGTTTGCTATTCTTCTGATTGGTGCTTTGCTTTTCGCTTTCTTTTCTCTGAAGCCGGCTCCGATTTATTTTAACGAACGCTCTTATCAGTATTTAAAGGAAAGTCAACCTGAACAGGCTGCGGTTTTTGAAAAAGAGCATCAGGATTTACAAATAAAATTTAATGCAGAATCGAAAGAAATCCTAAAGCTGAAAGAAACTCATTCTCCGCAACTCCCAAAAACAATTCAGGATTTTAAAAATACACAAACGCAGGTAAAAGCATTACATGGAAGAGTAGAGGAAGCGATCAATAATTCAAACTATAATGCAGAGAAAACGGATACCAATTATATTTTCCTGTATTTCGTAAAAAATACCTTGCCTGCAGGGATGATCGGTTTACTGTTTGCCGTCATTTTTCTGGCCAGCTGGGGTTCCATTTCGGCAGCGCTGAATTCCCTTGCCGCCTGCTCGTTAAAAGATGTTCATTTAATATTCAGCAAAGAAATTCCTGATGAGAAAACTGAATTGAAATACAGCCGCCTGCACACTTTAGCCTGGGGGATTTTCTCCATCGGCGTAGCTATGTTTGCTACTCAGATGGGTTCCCTTATTGAGGCGGTTAATGTATTGGGTTCTCTTTTCTACGGTCCGATATTGGGGATCTTTCTTGTGGCATTTTACTATAAAAAAATTACCGGCTCAAATGTATTTATTGCTGCAATACTATCAGAAATTGTGGTTATTGCCGTGTATCAGTTCGATATCGTTTCTTTTCTTTGGCTTAACGTAATCGGGGCTGCAGCGGTCATTATATTTTCTGCAATTGGTTTACTGTTTTATAAACAGAAAACAGTAAATTCGTAA
- a CDS encoding DUF2911 domain-containing protein, with amino-acid sequence MKTIIKSATVLLATMTLSVNAFAQDTKKPASPPATATGKIKDATITINYSSPSVKGRTIWGGLEAYDKVWRAGANEATTFETDKDITVQGKKLPAGKYSFFLIPKQSGTWTAIFNKEPKQWGAYKYEQAKDALRVDVKTKALPATQENLVYKINSNGFTMDWDKISVPVEIK; translated from the coding sequence ATGAAAACGATTATTAAATCTGCAACTGTACTTCTTGCTACCATGACGCTTTCAGTAAATGCCTTTGCACAGGACACTAAAAAACCTGCCAGCCCTCCGGCTACTGCTACAGGAAAAATTAAAGATGCCACCATTACAATAAACTATAGTAGTCCTTCTGTGAAAGGACGTACTATCTGGGGAGGTTTGGAAGCTTATGATAAAGTTTGGCGTGCGGGGGCCAATGAAGCAACAACTTTTGAAACGGATAAAGACATTACCGTTCAGGGTAAAAAACTGCCTGCAGGAAAATACAGCTTTTTCTTAATCCCTAAACAGTCCGGAACATGGACTGCGATTTTTAACAAAGAGCCCAAACAATGGGGTGCCTATAAATATGAACAGGCAAAAGATGCTTTACGTGTTGATGTAAAAACAAAAGCTTTACCAGCTACGCAGGAAAATTTAGTGTATAAGATAAACAGTAATGGATTCACAATGGATTGGGACAAAATCTCGGTTCCTGTAGAGATAAAATAA